In one window of Sandaracinaceae bacterium DNA:
- a CDS encoding PQQ-like beta-propeller repeat protein: MSDRECDGSDRICHEGRCRFLSEVRAELATEPEPAPEADAGATHEPDAGVTPTHEPLATPVALGLPMFMGDPRHTGRSPHEGPARAPSERYSYATSGRVFASIVVHDDVAYVAALGRALSAVGPDGSLRWRFSASGRLYATPAVAPNGVVYVASDDGVLVGLRPTGQVAFRVSLGRMLDASPTLGPDGMAYVAGDGVFALTPEGRVAWQVASASHIRSSPALHPDGFLVVGTAEGVVRAIGLDGRPRWEAQVGANIDGSAAIGDDGTIYVGNDAGFLIALTPGGGVRWRYETGADIRATPAIAADGTVVVGSYDHHVYAIRPDGSLRWRVATSGRVRSSALLDANGRIYVGSQDDSIYCLSPEGEVLWQHNIGQDVDATPALGPDGTLFVGADDGRLHALR; this comes from the coding sequence ATGTCGGACCGCGAGTGTGACGGGTCGGACCGCATCTGCCATGAAGGGCGCTGCCGCTTCTTGTCGGAGGTGCGTGCGGAGCTTGCCACGGAGCCGGAGCCCGCACCCGAGGCCGACGCCGGAGCCACGCACGAGCCCGACGCCGGGGTCACCCCCACGCACGAACCGCTCGCCACACCGGTCGCGCTCGGCCTACCCATGTTCATGGGCGACCCCCGTCACACCGGCCGCAGCCCTCACGAGGGCCCCGCGCGCGCGCCGAGCGAACGCTACAGCTACGCCACCAGCGGCCGCGTGTTCGCCAGCATCGTGGTGCACGACGACGTCGCCTACGTGGCGGCGCTCGGACGCGCGCTGTCCGCTGTCGGCCCCGACGGGTCGCTGCGCTGGCGCTTCAGCGCGAGCGGGCGCCTCTACGCGACCCCCGCCGTGGCACCCAACGGCGTCGTGTACGTCGCGAGCGACGACGGGGTGTTGGTGGGCCTGCGCCCCACGGGTCAGGTGGCCTTCAGGGTCAGCTTGGGCCGGATGCTGGACGCCAGTCCCACCCTGGGGCCCGACGGGATGGCGTATGTCGCGGGTGACGGGGTCTTCGCGCTCACCCCCGAGGGGCGCGTGGCGTGGCAGGTGGCGAGCGCCAGCCACATCCGCAGCAGCCCCGCGCTGCACCCCGACGGGTTTCTGGTGGTGGGCACCGCCGAGGGAGTGGTGCGTGCCATCGGGCTCGACGGGCGTCCTCGCTGGGAGGCCCAAGTAGGCGCGAACATTGACGGAAGCGCCGCCATCGGGGACGACGGGACCATCTACGTCGGCAACGACGCGGGCTTCTTGATCGCGTTGACCCCTGGCGGTGGGGTCCGATGGCGCTATGAAACGGGCGCGGACATTCGAGCCACCCCGGCGATCGCCGCTGACGGCACCGTAGTCGTCGGCTCCTATGACCACCATGTCTACGCCATCCGACCGGATGGCTCCCTCCGCTGGCGCGTGGCCACTTCGGGACGCGTGCGCAGCTCCGCCCTCTTGGATGCGAACGGTCGCATCTACGTGGGATCCCAAGATGACTCCATCTACTGCCTCTCGCCCGAAGGCGAGGTCCTCTGGCAGCACAACATCGGCCAGGACGTGGACGCCACGCCCGCGCTGGGCCCCGACGGAACCCTGTTCGTCGGCGCCGACGACGGACGCCTCCACGCCCTCCGCTAG
- the rnr gene encoding ribonuclease R → MTNIDPDDVLRVLRTRAPRALQLGELQSRLFESPEAAKAARGELLAVLDTLCVSGAAQEMPGLRFRFKAPTPKEPPAPPAAGAKAGKPKNKMVVRDRKEARREERGAGGLGQGQDQGRRGGAPSFRDARSQPAPEAPRTPWQRPAARAASVAGYLTVTPRGFGFVAAEDGGPDVFVAPTAMGAALHGDKVEVVTQPSPKGREGQVVGILARRAPRVTGTLRGVGQRPYLEPDDLRLRGPLELVAPPPEGAKDGDVVDAQIVRFPQDAHERPGVMVEGVLGVQGITAVEVAKIKIRENVQEEFPAAVMAEAQAIPNRVSAADKQGREDLRDYDLCTIDPVDARDHDDALFIERLKGGGYHVIVAIADVSHYVRLGTAIDEEAQARCTSIYLPDRVIPMLPHEISSNLASLVPKRDRLCLAVDMTLDAQGRVTSHRYVEGLMRSRAKLTYGGVADALGLTETGGVKQPAARERLPMLEALLELSRVLRKKRLERGALDFDLPEARVKLDEQGEPLDVVRSRQDPGVREAYRVVEEMMLLANETVATDLSQRNIPAIYRTHGAPAVEKLETFCELATSLGEPLDPEAAQDPKQLTEFLARIEGEPAAPVLRYLLLRAMQQAIYDTNDVGHFGLAAKHYLHFTSPIRRYPDLAVHRVVRALARGEYVDGALLLPMLRKMAARSSQLERRAMTVERDVVALYRCLVMRDKVGEELHATISGLDESGFYASIDSPFVDVFVPCERLTDDYYAVDRLGVRLVGQRGGRVFEMGQAVTVRVASVNLERRRVEAELVGVDEERRRPGGRGRSRSPEGEESTGGSGKGGKREKSGHGGRGGARGGRSDGDGSGKRQGASGKGKGGAKGDKGTPKKGKGGGKAGGGKRKGKR, encoded by the coding sequence ATGACGAACATTGATCCCGACGACGTCCTGCGCGTCCTCCGCACCCGTGCACCCCGTGCCCTCCAGCTGGGCGAGCTCCAGAGCCGCCTGTTCGAGAGCCCTGAAGCGGCCAAGGCCGCGCGCGGCGAGCTGCTCGCCGTGCTGGACACGCTCTGTGTGAGCGGTGCAGCCCAGGAGATGCCTGGCCTGCGCTTCCGCTTCAAGGCCCCCACACCCAAGGAGCCCCCGGCTCCCCCCGCGGCGGGCGCCAAGGCGGGCAAGCCCAAGAACAAGATGGTCGTGCGCGACCGCAAGGAGGCCCGGCGTGAAGAGCGCGGAGCCGGCGGCCTTGGCCAAGGCCAGGACCAGGGCCGTCGCGGCGGCGCGCCTTCATTCCGTGATGCGCGCTCGCAGCCCGCGCCCGAGGCGCCTCGCACCCCGTGGCAGCGCCCTGCGGCACGCGCCGCGTCCGTGGCGGGCTACTTGACCGTGACCCCGCGCGGCTTCGGCTTCGTCGCCGCGGAGGACGGGGGCCCCGACGTGTTCGTGGCGCCCACCGCGATGGGCGCGGCCCTGCACGGCGACAAGGTCGAAGTGGTGACGCAGCCCTCGCCCAAGGGACGCGAGGGACAGGTGGTGGGCATCCTCGCCCGCCGTGCCCCGCGCGTGACGGGGACCCTGCGCGGTGTCGGGCAGCGCCCCTACCTGGAGCCCGACGACCTGCGCCTGCGCGGGCCACTCGAGCTGGTCGCGCCTCCGCCCGAAGGCGCCAAGGACGGCGATGTGGTGGACGCCCAGATCGTCCGCTTCCCGCAAGACGCCCACGAGCGCCCGGGTGTCATGGTCGAGGGGGTCCTCGGCGTACAGGGCATCACGGCCGTCGAGGTGGCCAAGATCAAGATCCGCGAGAACGTCCAGGAGGAATTCCCGGCTGCGGTCATGGCCGAGGCCCAAGCCATCCCCAACCGCGTGTCCGCGGCGGACAAGCAGGGGCGCGAGGACCTGCGCGACTACGACCTATGCACCATCGACCCCGTCGATGCACGGGACCACGACGACGCGCTCTTCATCGAGCGCCTGAAGGGCGGCGGGTACCACGTCATCGTCGCGATCGCCGACGTGTCCCACTACGTCCGCCTCGGGACGGCGATCGACGAGGAGGCCCAGGCGCGCTGCACCAGCATCTACCTGCCGGACCGCGTCATCCCGATGCTGCCGCACGAGATCAGCAGCAACCTCGCGTCGCTCGTGCCCAAGCGCGACCGCTTGTGCCTCGCCGTCGACATGACCCTCGACGCGCAGGGGCGCGTGACCTCGCACCGCTACGTGGAGGGGCTCATGCGCTCACGCGCGAAGCTCACCTACGGGGGCGTGGCCGACGCGCTGGGCCTGACCGAGACGGGCGGCGTGAAGCAGCCGGCGGCGCGCGAGCGGCTGCCCATGCTGGAGGCGCTGCTGGAGCTGTCGCGCGTGCTGCGCAAGAAGCGCCTGGAGCGCGGCGCGCTGGACTTCGACCTGCCCGAGGCGCGCGTGAAGCTCGACGAGCAGGGCGAGCCCCTCGACGTCGTCCGCTCGCGGCAGGACCCTGGCGTGCGCGAGGCCTACCGCGTGGTGGAGGAGATGATGCTGCTGGCCAACGAGACGGTCGCCACCGACCTCTCGCAGCGCAACATCCCCGCCATCTACCGCACGCACGGCGCGCCCGCGGTGGAGAAGCTCGAGACCTTCTGCGAGCTGGCCACGTCCCTGGGCGAGCCGCTGGACCCGGAGGCGGCGCAGGACCCCAAGCAGCTGACGGAGTTCCTGGCGCGCATCGAGGGCGAGCCCGCGGCGCCGGTGCTGCGCTACCTGCTGCTGCGCGCCATGCAGCAGGCCATCTACGACACCAACGACGTGGGTCACTTCGGCCTCGCGGCGAAGCACTACCTGCACTTCACGTCGCCCATCCGGCGCTACCCCGACCTGGCCGTGCACCGCGTGGTGCGCGCGCTGGCGCGTGGCGAGTACGTCGACGGGGCGCTGCTGCTGCCGATGCTGCGCAAGATGGCAGCCCGCAGCAGCCAGCTGGAGCGTCGGGCCATGACGGTGGAGCGCGACGTAGTGGCGCTCTATCGCTGCCTCGTGATGCGCGACAAGGTCGGCGAGGAGCTGCACGCGACCATCAGCGGCTTGGACGAGAGCGGCTTCTACGCCAGCATCGACAGCCCGTTCGTGGACGTGTTCGTGCCGTGTGAGCGGCTCACGGACGACTACTACGCGGTGGACCGGCTGGGCGTGCGCCTGGTGGGGCAGCGCGGTGGGCGCGTGTTCGAGATGGGGCAGGCCGTGACGGTGCGCGTGGCGAGCGTCAACCTGGAGCGCCGGCGCGTCGAAGCCGAGCTGGTGGGCGTGGACGAGGAGCGACGCCGGCCGGGAGGACGCGGTCGCTCCCGGTCGCCCGAGGGTGAAGAGAGCACCGGCGGGTCAGGCAAGGGCGGCAAGCGCGAGAAGAGCGGCCATGGGGGTCGTGGCGGCGCGCGCGGGGGTCGCTCGGACGGCGACGGCTCGGGCAAGCGCCAGGGTGCCTCCGGCAAGGGCAAGGGCGGCGCCAAGGGCGACAAGGGCACGCCGAAGAAGGGCAAGGGTGGTGGAAAGGCCGGCGGCGGCAAGCGCAAGGGCAAGCGCTGA
- a CDS encoding thymidine phosphorylase, producing MRSVPELIAHKRDGGAFSEDELRLLVNRYARGELPDYQMAALAMAIYFRGMTPAETTAYTLAMRDSGRVMDLSAIPGKKIDKHSTGGVGDKISLALAPIVAACGVPVPMMAGRGLGHTGGTLDKLEAIPGFHVDLTPKQFRKQMATLGCAIIGQTADLAPADKRLYALRDVTATIESVPLITGSILSKKLAEGLDGLVMDVKVGRGAFMKNVDDARVLAKSLVRVGHKAGKDVRALLTRMDDPLGKMIGNALEVEEAFLTLRGDGPADLLECTLALGVEMLQMGGVAKSRAEAQRRLLRAMRDGSAARLTERMIAAQGGDARVVSEPDRLPRAKVRMAVLAPRGGTVQAVDALELGLVGVALGAGRTTTEDVVDPRVGIELAAVVGERVAKGAPLAFLHVNQRRGQARHLARVRDAFQLGPRPVSQPPLVIERITR from the coding sequence ATCCGTTCCGTCCCCGAGCTGATCGCGCACAAGCGCGACGGCGGCGCGTTCAGCGAGGACGAGCTGCGCCTGCTGGTGAACCGCTACGCACGCGGAGAGCTGCCCGACTACCAGATGGCGGCGCTCGCCATGGCCATCTACTTCCGCGGCATGACCCCGGCCGAGACGACGGCCTACACGCTGGCCATGCGCGACAGCGGGCGGGTGATGGACCTCTCGGCCATCCCGGGCAAGAAGATCGACAAGCACTCCACGGGCGGGGTGGGTGACAAGATCAGCCTCGCGCTGGCGCCCATCGTCGCGGCCTGCGGCGTGCCAGTGCCCATGATGGCAGGGCGCGGACTGGGCCACACGGGGGGCACCCTCGACAAGCTGGAGGCCATCCCCGGCTTCCATGTGGATCTGACGCCCAAGCAGTTCCGCAAGCAGATGGCCACGCTGGGCTGCGCCATCATCGGGCAGACGGCGGACCTGGCGCCAGCCGACAAGCGCCTGTACGCGCTGCGGGACGTCACCGCCACGATCGAGTCCGTGCCGCTCATCACGGGTAGCATCCTGTCGAAGAAGCTGGCCGAGGGGCTCGACGGCCTCGTGATGGATGTGAAAGTGGGGCGCGGCGCGTTCATGAAGAACGTCGACGACGCGCGCGTGCTGGCGAAGAGCCTGGTGCGCGTGGGGCACAAGGCGGGCAAGGACGTACGCGCGTTGCTCACGCGAATGGACGACCCGCTGGGCAAGATGATCGGCAATGCGCTCGAAGTGGAGGAGGCCTTCCTCACGCTGCGCGGGGATGGTCCTGCCGACCTGCTCGAGTGCACCCTCGCGCTGGGCGTGGAGATGCTCCAGATGGGCGGCGTCGCCAAGAGCCGCGCCGAGGCCCAGCGGCGCCTGCTGCGGGCCATGCGCGATGGCAGCGCGGCGCGCCTGACGGAGCGCATGATCGCCGCACAAGGAGGCGACGCGCGCGTGGTCTCGGAGCCCGACCGCCTGCCGCGCGCGAAGGTGCGGATGGCGGTGCTGGCCCCCCGCGGGGGCACCGTGCAGGCGGTGGACGCGCTGGAGCTGGGGCTCGTCGGCGTCGCGCTCGGCGCCGGGCGGACGACCACCGAAGACGTGGTCGACCCTAGGGTGGGGATCGAGTTGGCGGCGGTGGTCGGCGAGCGGGTCGCGAAGGGCGCGCCGCTGGCGTTCCTCCACGTCAACCAGCGACGAGGGCAGGCCCGTCACCTCGCGCGCGTGCGCGACGCGTTTCAGCTGGGGCCGCGCCCGGTTTCACAGCCCCCCTTGGTCATCGAGCGCATCACGCGCTGA